The DNA window CGCCGCCGTGGCTCCCGTGGCCGAAAATGGGGACGCTTCCGCCGAGTTTGCCCATCGTCACCAGATAGACGTTGGCGGCCTGACTGATGATGGTCACTCCCCAGATAACGCGAATCACGTCCCGTCGGAGGACGAGGAACGTCCCGAGGGAGAACAACACCCCGAGAACTATCGCGAGTATCAACTGGGGGTT is part of the Haladaptatus paucihalophilus DX253 genome and encodes:
- a CDS encoding sodium:proton antiporter, with protein sequence MSEAVNPQLILAIVLGVLFSLGTFLVLRRDVIRVIWGVTIISQAANVYLVTMGKLGGSVPIFGHGSHGGGHITDPVVQALVLTAIVIGFGTTAFSLVLTYRVYQEHGTIDLNELGDST